Proteins encoded by one window of Streptomyces sp. NBC_01477:
- a CDS encoding WD40 repeat domain-containing protein: protein MDGRHAGQGHRPDRHFGSGVRAGVQPERKFLATGAENGTVELWKVADRRVTATPTGHSGLIRSVAFSADGRLPAAASSDRTVRLWKLAPRAAH, encoded by the coding sequence GTGGACGGGCGTCACGCAGGACAAGGTCACCGTCCTGACCGGCACTTCGGGTCCGGTGTACGCGCTGGCGTTCAGCCCGAACGGAAATTCCTGGCCACCGGCGCGGAGAACGGCACCGTCGAGCTGTGGAAGGTGGCCGACCGCCGCGTCACCGCGACCCCCACCGGTCATTCCGGCCTGATCCGCTCGGTGGCCTTCAGCGCCGACGGCCGGTTGCCCGCCGCCGCGAGTTCCGACCGTACGGTCCGGCTGTGGAAGCTCGCCCCGCGGGCCGCCCACTGA
- a CDS encoding tyrosine-protein phosphatase — translation MSRHISFERLHNFRDLGGYPTADGHVVRWGRLFRADSLGKLGGADWDRFLDLGVTTVIDLRYPWEIDAKGRVPEHPALAYHNLSIEHRPYDQPSLGPDVETGPFLAERFMEVAQDGVKELRQALDVIAAPDRGPVVFHCASGKDRTGQLAALVLALLGVPDDVIIEDFALTELATERLLADWRADHGGRCPQWPGYGRAPAEVMRLFLAAMADKYGSVAAYAARELGADAELIAALRRNLLEPELAFRRADEADVPLLVGLRDAAARWQIARGIDQWHPGELGEDHFRARLADGEVWIATLGTGGPVAGAWELWWDDPAAWGSTPGAAGYVHRLMTARDTAPPGTGRRLLAEAERRIAEAGLSLCRLDCLADNAFLHTYYRAAGYRVVGEQSVKSGVGQGTYAVTLLEKHLTAG, via the coding sequence ATGAGCAGGCATATATCTTTCGAACGGCTGCACAATTTCCGCGACCTCGGCGGTTACCCGACCGCCGACGGCCACGTCGTGCGGTGGGGGCGGCTGTTCCGCGCCGACTCGCTGGGCAAGCTGGGCGGTGCCGACTGGGACCGCTTCCTCGATCTGGGCGTGACCACGGTCATCGACCTGCGCTACCCGTGGGAGATCGACGCCAAGGGGCGGGTGCCCGAGCACCCGGCGCTCGCGTACCACAACCTCAGCATCGAGCACCGCCCGTACGACCAGCCGTCGCTGGGACCCGACGTGGAGACCGGCCCGTTCCTGGCCGAGCGCTTCATGGAGGTCGCGCAGGACGGCGTCAAGGAACTGCGGCAGGCCCTCGACGTGATCGCCGCCCCGGACCGCGGCCCGGTGGTCTTCCACTGCGCCTCGGGCAAGGACCGCACCGGACAGCTCGCCGCCCTCGTCCTGGCGCTGCTGGGCGTGCCGGACGATGTCATCATCGAGGACTTCGCCCTGACCGAACTGGCCACCGAGCGCCTGCTCGCCGACTGGCGCGCCGACCACGGGGGCCGCTGCCCGCAATGGCCCGGTTACGGCCGCGCGCCCGCCGAGGTGATGCGGCTCTTCCTGGCCGCGATGGCCGACAAGTACGGGTCCGTAGCGGCTTACGCGGCACGGGAGTTGGGCGCCGACGCCGAGCTGATCGCCGCGCTGCGCCGCAACCTGCTCGAACCGGAGCTGGCCTTCCGGCGCGCGGACGAGGCCGACGTACCGCTGCTGGTCGGCCTGCGCGACGCCGCCGCGCGCTGGCAGATCGCCCGCGGCATCGACCAGTGGCACCCGGGCGAGCTGGGCGAGGACCACTTCCGCGCCCGGCTCGCGGACGGCGAGGTCTGGATCGCCACGCTCGGCACCGGCGGCCCGGTCGCCGGTGCCTGGGAGCTGTGGTGGGACGACCCGGCGGCCTGGGGCAGCACACCCGGCGCCGCCGGCTACGTCCACCGGCTGATGACCGCCCGCGACACCGCTCCGCCCGGCACCGGCCGCCGCCTGCTCGCCGAGGCCGAACGCCGCATCGCCGAGGCGGGATTGAGCCTGTGCCGCCTCGACTGCCTGGCCGACAACGCCTTCCTGCACACGTACTACCGGGCGGCGGGCTACCGGGTCGTCGGCGAGCAGTCCGTGAAGTCCGGTGTGGGGCAGGGGACATACGCCGTCACGCTCCTGGAGAAGCACCTCACCGCCGGGTGA
- a CDS encoding MFS transporter encodes MIITARRPAAATPASARLTLFAASFGFLMVSLDATIVNVALPTLGRDLGAGLSGLQWVVDGYVLMFAAFQLIGGSLGDRLGARRAFTAGLGLFMAASLACGLAVSPGMLIGARLVQGVGAAVQLPASLAMVRHAYADAAARTRAVGVWAAAGGAAVAAGPVVGGLLLAWLGWRSLFLVNLLIGAVGLAAAARADPAPGVRRRFDLPGQAAVLAALCGLTFALIEGGPLGWTSAPVLAAFAVASAAGTVFSRWERRAAEPMLPPRLFADPAVSAAAAAGFAQNFAYYGIVFLLSLFLQNERGDSALVTGLAFLPMSLAAMAANLGGGRLTASHGPRAPLVGGQLLFAAGLLALLAVGPGAPLWAVCPVTVLVGLGGGAAVPAMTSAVLDAAPPAHAGVAAAGLNTARQVGGAVGVALFGALVAGGFLPGLRLSLLVAAAALLAGASVTARWVRRPGRRAGT; translated from the coding sequence GTGATCATCACCGCCCGCCGGCCTGCCGCGGCCACTCCCGCCAGCGCCCGACTGACCCTCTTCGCCGCCTCGTTCGGCTTCCTGATGGTGAGCCTCGACGCCACCATCGTGAACGTCGCCCTGCCCACCCTCGGCCGTGACCTGGGCGCCGGGCTCAGCGGGCTGCAATGGGTGGTGGACGGCTACGTGCTGATGTTCGCCGCCTTCCAGCTGATCGGCGGCTCGCTCGGCGACCGCCTCGGCGCGCGCCGGGCCTTCACGGCGGGGCTCGGCCTGTTCATGGCGGCGTCGCTGGCCTGCGGGCTGGCCGTCTCCCCGGGGATGCTGATCGGCGCGCGCCTCGTGCAGGGCGTCGGCGCTGCCGTGCAGCTGCCCGCGTCGCTGGCGATGGTGCGGCACGCGTACGCCGACGCCGCCGCGCGGACCCGGGCGGTCGGCGTATGGGCGGCGGCCGGCGGCGCGGCGGTCGCCGCGGGACCCGTGGTCGGCGGACTGCTGCTGGCCTGGCTCGGCTGGCGGTCGCTGTTCCTGGTGAACCTGCTGATCGGGGCGGTCGGCCTGGCGGCGGCGGCCCGCGCGGACCCGGCGCCCGGTGTCCGCCGCCGGTTCGACCTGCCGGGGCAGGCGGCCGTGCTCGCGGCCTTGTGCGGGCTGACCTTCGCCCTGATCGAGGGCGGCCCGCTCGGCTGGACGTCGGCCCCGGTGCTCGCCGCGTTCGCGGTGGCCTCGGCGGCGGGCACGGTCTTCTCACGCTGGGAGCGCCGCGCGGCCGAACCGATGCTGCCGCCGCGGCTGTTCGCCGACCCCGCGGTGTCGGCCGCCGCCGCGGCGGGCTTCGCGCAGAACTTCGCCTACTACGGCATCGTCTTCCTGCTCAGCCTGTTCCTGCAGAACGAACGGGGCGACTCCGCGCTGGTGACCGGCCTGGCCTTCCTGCCGATGAGCCTGGCCGCGATGGCGGCGAACCTGGGCGGCGGGCGGCTGACCGCGAGCCACGGGCCGAGGGCGCCGCTGGTCGGCGGCCAGCTGCTCTTCGCGGCCGGGCTGCTGGCCCTGCTCGCGGTCGGCCCCGGCGCCCCGCTGTGGGCGGTCTGCCCGGTCACGGTCCTGGTCGGCCTCGGCGGCGGGGCGGCGGTGCCCGCCATGACCAGCGCCGTCCTCGACGCGGCACCGCCCGCCCACGCCGGGGTCGCGGCTGCCGGGCTGAACACCGCGCGCCAGGTCGGCGGGGCGGTCGGCGTGGCCCTTTTCGGCGCGCTGGTGGCCGGCGGCTTCCTGCCGGGGCTGCGGCTGTCGCTGCTGGTGGCCGCCGCCGCGCTGCTCGCGGGGGCGTCGGTGACGGCACGCTGGGTGCGGCGGCCGGGCCGCCGGGCCGGGACATAG
- a CDS encoding GlsB/YeaQ/YmgE family stress response membrane protein, producing the protein MSFLWAIIAGLIIGLLAKLVLPGRQPIPLWLTILLGVIGGLLGNGLASALDVSDTNGVDWIRHALQIGAAAVLIALVTPAWGRRRA; encoded by the coding sequence ATGTCGTTCCTCTGGGCGATTATTGCGGGCCTGATCATCGGCCTGCTGGCCAAGCTCGTTCTGCCCGGGCGCCAGCCCATTCCCCTGTGGCTGACGATCCTCCTCGGCGTGATCGGCGGCCTGCTGGGCAACGGCCTGGCCTCGGCTCTCGACGTCTCCGACACCAACGGGGTCGACTGGATCCGGCACGCCCTGCAGATCGGGGCGGCGGCGGTGCTGATCGCCCTCGTCACACCGGCATGGGGCCGACGTCGCGCCTGA
- a CDS encoding SSI family serine proteinase inhibitor has product MKTLHMVAATTLILLAAQAPALGQGVVPDPNPGLQLTVAARDGSWARSAGLACDPFPHGSHPLAVPACTALSAANGDFDALPGQPGVCRDPYQPVAVSARGEFHGHPVDWRKKFANLCVLKAATGPVFAFARG; this is encoded by the coding sequence GTGAAGACACTGCACATGGTGGCCGCCACCACGTTGATCCTGCTCGCGGCGCAAGCCCCCGCCCTGGGGCAGGGGGTGGTCCCCGACCCGAACCCGGGGCTGCAGCTGACCGTCGCCGCCCGGGACGGGAGTTGGGCGCGGAGCGCCGGGCTGGCCTGTGATCCGTTTCCGCACGGGAGCCATCCGCTCGCCGTACCCGCCTGTACGGCGCTGTCCGCCGCGAACGGGGACTTCGACGCGCTGCCCGGCCAGCCGGGCGTCTGCCGGGACCCGTACCAGCCGGTGGCAGTCAGCGCCCGGGGGGAATTCCACGGCCACCCGGTGGACTGGCGGAAGAAGTTCGCCAACCTCTGCGTCCTGAAGGCCGCGACCGGCCCGGTCTTCGCTTTCGCCCGCGGCTAG
- a CDS encoding SGNH/GDSL hydrolase family protein yields the protein MRILARRTRGLAAVLAAGTLAVLGLNAPAAQASPGRQAPQAQQSYVAMGDSYSAASGVLPLDPDAALLCVRSSANYPHVLAARAGLALKDVTCGAAETKDFAGAQYPDVPPQLDALSSSTGLVTMTIGGNDNNTFIDAALACGSAGLATFGIGHPCQTLYGSTFDDQIDNGTYPAIKAALASVRAKAPNARVAILGYPWVVPTAPVAGCFAKLPIASGDLAYVRDLQTHLNSAVQRAAAETGATYVDVSGVSEGHDACQPIGTRWIEPVLFGTNFVPIHPNALGESKLADRTAAVLGLS from the coding sequence ATGCGCATCCTCGCCCGCAGGACCCGGGGACTGGCGGCCGTCCTGGCCGCCGGCACCCTGGCCGTCCTCGGCCTGAACGCCCCCGCCGCACAGGCGTCGCCAGGACGGCAGGCACCGCAGGCGCAGCAGTCGTACGTGGCGATGGGCGACAGCTACAGCGCCGCGTCCGGCGTCCTGCCGCTCGACCCGGACGCGGCACTGCTGTGCGTGCGGTCCAGCGCGAACTACCCGCATGTGCTCGCCGCCCGCGCGGGGCTCGCGCTCAAGGACGTGACCTGCGGCGCCGCCGAGACCAAGGACTTCGCCGGGGCGCAATACCCCGACGTGCCGCCGCAGTTGGACGCCCTGAGCAGCAGCACGGGCCTGGTCACGATGACGATCGGCGGCAACGACAACAACACCTTCATCGACGCGGCCCTGGCCTGCGGCTCCGCGGGGCTGGCGACCTTCGGCATCGGGCACCCCTGCCAGACGCTGTACGGCAGCACCTTCGACGACCAGATCGACAACGGCACCTACCCGGCGATCAAGGCCGCGCTCGCGTCCGTACGCGCCAAGGCGCCGAACGCCCGGGTGGCGATCCTCGGTTACCCCTGGGTCGTGCCCACCGCCCCGGTCGCCGGCTGCTTCGCGAAGCTGCCGATCGCCTCAGGCGACCTGGCCTACGTGCGGGATCTCCAGACCCACCTCAACTCGGCGGTGCAGCGCGCCGCCGCCGAGACCGGCGCCACGTACGTGGACGTCTCCGGGGTGTCGGAAGGGCACGACGCCTGTCAGCCGATCGGCACCCGGTGGATCGAACCGGTGCTGTTCGGCACCAACTTCGTGCCGATCCACCCCAACGCCCTGGGCGAGTCGAAGCTCGCCGACCGGACCGCGGCCGTCCTCGGCCTGAGCTGA
- the ilvD gene encoding dihydroxy-acid dehydratase, which yields MPELRSRTVTHGRNMAGARALMRASGVDNADIGKPIVAVANSFTEFVPGHTHLQPVGRIVSEAIKAAGAVPREFNTIAVDDGIAMGHGGMLYSLPSRDLIADSVEYMVEAHCADALICISNCDKITPGMLMAALRLNIPTVFVSGGPMEAGRATLVDGTVRKLDLINAIADAVNENVSDEDILRIEENACPTCGSCSGMFTANSMNCLTEAMGLALPGNGSVLATHTARKALYQDAGRTVVELTRRYYEQDDASVLPRAIATRAAFENAMALDIAMGGSTNTILHLLAAAQEAELDYGLSDINDVSRRVPCLAKVAPNVAPGGTYYMEDVHRAGGIPAILGELYRGGLLNEDVHTVHSRSIKEWLDTWDVRGGSPSETAVEMWHAAPGCVRSATAFSQSERWETLDTDAAGGCIRDVEHAYSQDGGLAVLRGNLAVDGAVVKTAGVDESIWTFEGPAVVCESQEEAVEKILHKEITPGDVIVIRYEGPRGGPGMQEMLYPTSYLKGRGLGKSCALITDGRFSGGTSGLSIGHASPEAASGGTIALVHDGDRIRIDIPARTMELLVSDEELAARRDALGGVYAPRARERKVSTALRAYAAMATSADRGAVRDISKLEG from the coding sequence GTGCCCGAGCTGAGGTCACGTACGGTCACCCACGGCCGCAACATGGCAGGCGCCCGTGCGCTGATGCGCGCGTCCGGCGTGGACAACGCCGATATCGGCAAGCCGATCGTCGCGGTCGCCAACAGCTTCACCGAGTTCGTACCCGGGCACACCCACCTCCAGCCGGTCGGCCGGATCGTCTCCGAGGCGATCAAGGCCGCGGGCGCGGTGCCGCGCGAGTTCAACACCATCGCGGTGGACGACGGCATCGCCATGGGCCACGGCGGGATGCTCTACTCGCTGCCGTCCCGCGACCTGATCGCCGACTCCGTGGAGTACATGGTCGAGGCGCACTGCGCCGACGCGCTGATCTGCATCTCCAACTGCGACAAGATCACCCCGGGCATGCTGATGGCCGCGCTGCGGCTGAACATCCCGACGGTCTTCGTCTCCGGCGGCCCGATGGAGGCCGGCCGGGCCACCCTGGTCGACGGCACGGTCCGCAAGCTCGACCTGATCAACGCCATCGCCGACGCCGTCAACGAGAACGTCTCGGACGAGGACATCCTCCGTATCGAGGAGAACGCCTGTCCGACCTGCGGCTCCTGCTCGGGCATGTTCACCGCGAACTCGATGAACTGCCTCACCGAGGCGATGGGCCTGGCCCTGCCGGGCAACGGCTCGGTGCTGGCCACCCACACCGCACGCAAGGCGCTCTACCAGGACGCCGGCCGCACCGTCGTGGAACTGACCCGCCGCTACTACGAGCAGGACGACGCGTCCGTGCTGCCGCGGGCGATCGCGACCCGGGCCGCCTTCGAGAACGCCATGGCCCTGGACATCGCCATGGGCGGCTCGACCAACACGATCCTGCACCTGCTGGCCGCCGCCCAGGAAGCCGAACTGGACTACGGCCTGTCCGACATCAACGACGTCTCGCGCCGGGTGCCGTGCCTGGCCAAGGTCGCGCCGAACGTCGCGCCGGGCGGCACGTACTACATGGAGGACGTGCACCGGGCCGGCGGCATCCCGGCGATCCTCGGGGAGCTCTACCGCGGCGGGCTGCTCAACGAGGACGTGCACACCGTCCACTCCCGCTCCATCAAGGAATGGCTCGACACCTGGGACGTGCGCGGCGGTTCCCCGTCCGAGACCGCCGTCGAAATGTGGCACGCGGCCCCCGGCTGCGTCCGCTCCGCCACCGCCTTCTCGCAGTCGGAGCGGTGGGAGACGCTGGACACCGACGCGGCGGGCGGCTGCATCCGCGACGTCGAGCACGCCTACTCCCAGGACGGCGGCCTGGCCGTGCTGCGCGGCAACCTGGCCGTGGACGGCGCGGTGGTCAAGACGGCCGGCGTCGACGAGTCGATCTGGACCTTCGAGGGTCCCGCGGTCGTCTGCGAGTCGCAGGAGGAGGCCGTCGAGAAGATCCTCCACAAGGAGATCACGCCCGGCGACGTCATCGTCATCCGCTACGAGGGTCCGCGTGGCGGCCCCGGCATGCAGGAGATGCTCTACCCCACCTCGTACTTGAAGGGCCGCGGCCTCGGCAAGTCCTGCGCGCTGATCACCGACGGCCGCTTCTCCGGCGGTACTTCGGGCCTGTCCATCGGCCACGCCTCGCCCGAGGCGGCCTCCGGCGGCACCATCGCCCTGGTCCACGACGGCGACCGCATCCGGATCGACATCCCGGCCCGGACGATGGAACTCCTGGTCTCCGACGAGGAGTTGGCCGCCCGCCGGGACGCGCTCGGCGGCGTCTACGCGCCCCGCGCCCGCGAGCGCAAGGTCTCCACGGCGCTGCGCGCGTACGCGGCCATGGCGACCAGCGCGGATCGCGGGGCGGTCCGCGACATCTCGAAGCTCGAAGGCTGA
- a CDS encoding TetR/AcrR family transcriptional regulator, translated as MSGTASGTASGTSAGAPAGASGTPAGAAASAAGSAGTAQDGPPRRRGRPAGTRTGDAAGTRERILAAAREEFSVRGYDRTSVRSIGKAAGVDAALVHHYFGTKEQVFAAAVEVSFGPALELPGAMAAGGPDGMGERLARFMLGVWENPVTRGPLLAIVRSAVTNERAAAVFRGLISRKVLARVAGELRVADPEFRVQLAAAQLVGIIMLRYVVKVEPIASAAAEDLVTVVAPTLQRYLTDPDVRPGAAEA; from the coding sequence ATGAGCGGTACGGCCTCCGGTACGGCCTCCGGTACGTCGGCGGGCGCTCCCGCCGGTGCCTCCGGTACGCCCGCGGGTGCGGCTGCTTCCGCGGCCGGCTCCGCGGGTACGGCGCAGGACGGGCCGCCGCGCCGCCGGGGACGGCCCGCCGGGACCAGGACCGGGGACGCCGCCGGCACCCGGGAGCGGATCCTCGCCGCCGCCCGCGAGGAGTTCTCGGTCCGCGGCTACGACAGGACCTCGGTCCGCTCCATCGGCAAGGCGGCCGGTGTGGACGCGGCCCTGGTCCACCACTACTTCGGCACCAAGGAGCAGGTCTTCGCCGCCGCCGTCGAGGTGTCCTTCGGCCCGGCCCTGGAGCTGCCGGGCGCCATGGCGGCGGGCGGCCCGGACGGCATGGGGGAGCGGCTGGCCCGCTTCATGCTGGGCGTGTGGGAGAACCCGGTCACCCGGGGGCCGCTGCTGGCGATCGTACGGTCGGCGGTCACCAACGAGCGGGCCGCCGCCGTCTTCCGCGGGCTGATCAGCCGCAAGGTGCTGGCGCGGGTCGCGGGGGAGCTGCGGGTCGCCGACCCCGAATTCCGGGTGCAGCTCGCCGCGGCGCAACTGGTCGGGATCATCATGCTGCGGTACGTGGTGAAGGTGGAGCCGATCGCCTCGGCCGCGGCGGAGGACCTGGTGACCGTGGTCGCGCCGACGCTCCAGCGCTATCTGACCGACCCGGACGTACGGCCCGGCGCCGCGGAGGCTTAG